In Candidatus Bathyarchaeota archaeon A05DMB-5, a single genomic region encodes these proteins:
- a CDS encoding M42 family metallopeptidase, with protein sequence MPEEIELLKKLSNAFGPSGNEGEVAEILKAELEEYADETRVDKLGSIFFHHYGKEGYPRIMLSAHMDEVGFIITYIEENGFLRFETLGGITNNILLGQRILLKGEKGYLKGIIGTKPPHIMTPEEQNKIIPKEDLFIDIGADNFNQAQEKGAEVGMSGVFDVEFTDIGDGYFRGKAFDDRAGCTVLAEVFKSMKDSPYNIVAVGSVQEELGLRGARTAAWQVDPDYGLALEGTFVADVPNTRPDRVSSKIKGGPVITILDKTIFTHPTILKTLIKVGKEKSIPFQFKKVPMGGTDAGAIHLTKAGVPSGVVAVPCRYIHGPASIVHIEDLKNTIELVTEFVKTISTK encoded by the coding sequence TTGCCAGAGGAAATTGAACTTCTCAAAAAACTATCAAACGCTTTTGGACCCTCAGGAAATGAAGGAGAAGTAGCGGAGATTCTTAAAGCTGAACTTGAGGAATATGCTGATGAAACACGTGTTGATAAGCTTGGCAGCATATTCTTTCATCATTATGGAAAGGAAGGATACCCCAGAATTATGCTTTCAGCTCACATGGACGAAGTAGGTTTCATAATCACTTACATAGAAGAAAATGGCTTTCTACGGTTTGAAACACTCGGAGGCATAACAAACAACATCCTACTCGGACAGCGAATACTACTTAAAGGAGAAAAAGGCTACCTAAAAGGAATCATCGGAACCAAACCACCTCACATAATGACACCCGAAGAACAGAACAAGATAATACCCAAAGAAGACCTGTTCATTGACATAGGCGCCGACAACTTCAATCAAGCACAAGAAAAAGGTGCAGAAGTGGGCATGTCAGGTGTTTTTGATGTTGAATTTACGGACATAGGTGACGGTTATTTTAGGGGTAAGGCATTTGATGACAGAGCTGGATGCACAGTCCTTGCCGAAGTATTCAAGTCCATGAAAGACTCGCCATACAACATCGTCGCTGTCGGCTCCGTACAAGAAGAACTCGGATTGAGAGGAGCAAGAACTGCCGCTTGGCAAGTAGACCCAGATTATGGATTAGCCTTGGAAGGAACATTCGTTGCTGACGTCCCGAATACTAGACCAGATAGAGTCTCATCAAAAATCAAAGGGGGCCCAGTCATAACGATACTAGACAAAACCATTTTCACTCATCCAACTATTCTTAAAACGCTGATTAAGGTGGGAAAAGAAAAGTCAATTCCTTTTCAGTTCAAGAAAGTGCCGATGGGCGGAACAGACGCGGGAGCAATACACCTAACAAAGGCAGGCGTGCCAAGTGGAGTCGTAGCAGTGCCATGCAGATATATTCATGGACCCGCCTCAATCGTACACATCGAAGATTTAAAGAATACTATAGAACTTGTAACTGAATTTGTGAAAACCATCTCAACAAAGTAA
- the eif1A gene encoding translation initiation factor eIF-1A has protein sequence MIYPSPNDVLGIAVKLLGFDRVLVKCQDGHERLCRIRGKMKRRVWIREGDVVLVSPWDFQSDKRGDLIWRYTKAQADMLRKKGYLTI, from the coding sequence ATGATATATCCATCACCAAACGATGTTTTAGGAATAGCCGTTAAACTGCTTGGCTTCGACCGTGTTCTAGTCAAATGCCAAGACGGACACGAACGCTTATGCCGCATACGCGGAAAAATGAAAAGACGAGTTTGGATAAGAGAAGGAGATGTCGTGTTAGTTTCCCCATGGGATTTCCAATCAGACAAGCGAGGCGACCTAATTTGGCGCTACACAAAAGCTCAAGCGGACATGCTTCGCAAAAAGGGCTATTTAACTATCTAA